A part of Salvelinus alpinus chromosome 5, SLU_Salpinus.1, whole genome shotgun sequence genomic DNA contains:
- the LOC139576390 gene encoding uncharacterized protein encodes MAHQHRTTLTDFVFICVLLVIKLETVQAAPHSGNMDKCQKALDKIVEPSNLLDHKAGILLTTYIKTNGFPTDQQAPGVDGVPPTTITGSTHKVKLQNIHNRAMLFHWHIDTVTKYMTDLLEASDNETQILLRLLRDSMNRLQNLFGRVEKLLQILDSNTTTVSTKVPQDVSRDEYEKKIYGWAVLDRHKDFLAVVLEVAGFKANTVCEG; translated from the exons ATGGCTCACCAGCATAGAACAACTCTAACAGACTTtg TGTTCATCTGTGTTCTCCTTGTAATCAAGTTGGAGACGGTACAAGCTGCACCCCACTCTGGAAACATGGACAAGTGTCAGAAGGCTTTAGACAAGATCGTAGAGCCTTCCAACCTGTTGGATCACAAAGCTGGCATCCTCCTGACTACTTAC ATCAAAACAAATGGCTTCCCAACCGATCAGCAGGCCCCAGGTGTGGATGGGGTCCCACCAACAACCATCACTGGCTCCACCCATAAGGTGAAGCTACAGAACATCCACAACAGAGCCATGCTCTTCCACTGGCACATAGACACAGTAACTAAATACATGACTGACCTGTTGGAGGCCTCAGATAATGAGACTCAGATACTCCTGCGGCTCCTGAGGGATTCCATGAACCGTCTCCAGAACCTCTTTGGCCGCGTAGAAAAGCTCTTGCAGATCCTGGACTCAAATACCACTACTGTGTCCACCAAGGTGCCCCAAGACGTGTCCCGTGATGAGTATGAGAAGAAGATCTATGGCTGGGCAGTGCTAGACCGGCATAAGGACTTTCTGGCCGTGGTGTTGGAAGTTGCTGGCTTTAAGGCTAATACTGTATGTGAGGGTTAG